A genomic window from Inediibacterium massiliense includes:
- a CDS encoding DMT family transporter has product MKKKTLYADLALLIVAFIWGSTFVVIKDVLSQTKPMGLMAMRFIVATALLSIIFHKKLKKITKEEFVGGVVIGIFLYIALAVQTIGLIYTTAAKQSFLTTIYVVMVPFLTWIIYKKRPDMYSMIGAFLAIIGIGLLTIDESFSLSTLNKGDILTLSCALFFAFHIVAIEYFSKDKEPIVLSIVQFGVAAILFLVSALIFEPFTLNLNPSVMKAMLYLALAGTVFAYTIQNVAQKYTEASHTAIILSLESVFGSLLAVLVLGETLTMKMMLGCIVIFSGVILTETKLEFLKMGKVKKYS; this is encoded by the coding sequence ATGAAGAAAAAAACATTGTATGCAGATTTAGCTCTATTGATAGTTGCTTTTATTTGGGGATCTACTTTTGTAGTGATCAAGGATGTTTTGTCTCAAACGAAACCTATGGGTCTAATGGCTATGAGATTTATAGTAGCTACTGCATTATTATCTATTATATTTCATAAAAAACTAAAAAAAATTACAAAAGAAGAATTTGTTGGAGGAGTTGTGATTGGAATATTTTTGTATATTGCTTTAGCCGTTCAAACTATAGGACTTATTTATACAACTGCAGCTAAGCAATCTTTTTTAACTACTATATATGTGGTAATGGTTCCTTTTTTAACTTGGATCATCTATAAAAAAAGACCAGACATGTATTCTATGATAGGGGCTTTTTTAGCGATTATAGGAATAGGCTTGTTGACTATAGATGAATCTTTTTCTTTAAGTACATTGAATAAGGGAGATATATTAACTCTTTCATGCGCTCTTTTCTTTGCATTTCATATTGTAGCTATTGAATATTTTTCAAAAGACAAAGAACCTATTGTACTAAGTATTGTACAATTTGGAGTAGCAGCCATACTATTTTTAGTATCCGCTTTGATATTTGAACCATTTACTTTAAATCTTAATCCTTCTGTTATGAAGGCTATGCTTTATTTAGCTTTGGCAGGAACGGTCTTTGCATATACGATTCAAAATGTTGCCCAAAAATATACAGAAGCTTCTCATACAGCTATTATACTTTCTTTGGAATCTGTTTTTGGAAGCTTGTTGGCAGTATTAGTATTAGGAGAAACATTGACTATGAAAATGATGTTAGGATGTATTGTAATATTTTCTGGGGTCATATTAACAGAAACAAAGCTTGAATTTTTGAAAATGGGAAAAGTGAAAAAGTACAGTTGA
- a CDS encoding leucine-rich repeat domain-containing protein, which produces MEDTQDITWKDRLRSILEKLILLMYVITNIKSGDTAWFLACIMICIAFINIKHKENRIGSIAVIALFSIYYLFKKLSIYYMDESIITNSIIVIGIIGVVAERKIKHKLIQGLCILLVVPIVFYTSNYIKKDKIIKDLYLEKNIIQTLDQHNKKISIKDLENIKELSIGKRVRILDGIENLKNLKKLEMDCKNLQDYSELKALKKLETLWIYNVDDEKLNFLKEYKNLKELHISFKNDKSENIILPKHLKKLKITKGVNIHIDYVKTSPYLEELDLSQRQIVDFTPLMELKNLKKLNISDTNINTLDVIKNLYSLEKLDISKSMISYTRDSIKDLTPLMKLEKLNDLDISCNIGVKNIVPLETLMNLHVLNMRECRVDDVSPLKSLKNLEVLHIEDNLNYNQNIKGYTFPKNIGTLNELDNLKELYVDGLDIKNLNGIKNLKQLEILHAERNKIKDITGMKELYSLKNVSFNQNKIEDIDPITHLIHLEKLDLGDNCIEDISPLKKLIHLKELNLNNNKIIDIEPLKNLHELEWIGLDENKVIDYSPLKNLDKIYKDYKNK; this is translated from the coding sequence ATGGAGGATACCCAAGATATAACATGGAAAGATAGATTAAGGTCTATTTTAGAAAAGCTTATTTTACTTATGTATGTCATTACAAATATAAAAAGTGGAGACACAGCATGGTTTCTTGCTTGTATAATGATATGTATTGCATTTATAAATATAAAGCATAAAGAAAATAGGATAGGAAGTATTGCAGTAATTGCTTTGTTTTCTATATATTATTTATTCAAAAAGTTATCTATTTATTATATGGATGAAAGTATCATAACAAATTCTATTATTGTAATAGGCATAATAGGGGTTGTTGCAGAGAGGAAGATAAAGCATAAGCTTATACAAGGATTGTGTATATTACTTGTAGTGCCTATTGTTTTTTATACTAGTAATTATATAAAAAAGGATAAAATTATTAAAGATTTATACTTGGAGAAAAACATCATACAAACACTAGATCAGCATAATAAAAAAATTTCTATAAAGGATTTAGAGAATATAAAAGAATTATCTATTGGAAAAAGAGTGAGAATATTAGATGGAATAGAAAACTTAAAGAATTTAAAAAAATTAGAGATGGATTGTAAAAATCTACAAGACTATTCAGAACTAAAAGCATTGAAGAAATTAGAAACTTTATGGATTTATAATGTAGACGATGAAAAATTAAATTTTTTAAAGGAGTATAAAAACCTAAAAGAACTTCATATATCCTTTAAAAATGATAAATCTGAAAATATTATTTTACCAAAACATCTAAAAAAGCTTAAGATTACAAAAGGAGTAAATATCCATATAGATTATGTAAAAACTTCACCTTATTTAGAGGAATTAGATTTATCTCAAAGGCAAATAGTAGATTTTACACCTTTGATGGAATTGAAAAATTTGAAGAAATTAAATATAAGTGATACAAATATAAATACTTTAGATGTTATAAAAAATTTATATTCTTTAGAAAAACTAGATATATCAAAAAGCATGATCAGTTATACAAGAGACAGTATAAAAGATTTGACCCCTCTTATGAAATTAGAAAAATTAAATGATTTAGATATAAGTTGTAATATAGGTGTAAAGAATATAGTACCTTTAGAAACATTAATGAATCTTCATGTGCTTAACATGAGAGAATGTAGAGTAGATGATGTGAGTCCTTTAAAAAGTTTAAAAAACTTAGAAGTTCTTCATATAGAAGATAATCTAAATTATAATCAAAATATAAAAGGATATACTTTTCCTAAAAATATAGGTACTTTAAATGAGCTTGATAATCTTAAAGAACTTTATGTAGATGGATTGGATATAAAAAATTTAAATGGTATCAAAAACTTAAAACAATTAGAGATATTGCATGCCGAGAGGAACAAAATAAAGGATATAACAGGAATGAAAGAATTATATTCGTTAAAAAATGTAAGTTTTAATCAAAATAAAATTGAAGATATTGATCCTATTACTCACTTGATTCATTTGGAAAAATTGGATTTAGGAGATAATTGTATTGAAGATATAAGTCCTTTAAAAAAGTTAATACATTTAAAAGAATTGAACTTAAATAACAATAAAATTATAGATATAGAACCTTTAAAAAATTTACATGAATTAGAATGGATAGGGTTAGATGAAAATAAAGTGATAGATTATTCACCTTTAAAGAATTTAGATAAAATATATAAAGATTATAAGAATAAATAA